The nucleotide sequence CGAGGAGTGTTGGTTTCAAGGTATCATAGAGGCCAAAATAGAGGCCTCTATAGATCATGATACCCAGAACAGAGGGTGCAAACCCACGATACAGGCCTGCAATACCATCTGTAGCAAACGTCTTTCTGTAGACGTCGAGTATCCCATTGAACTGTCTCTGTGGCATCGGTGCGTCGAGGCCTTTCGAGAGACGCTTCTTAAGGTCCCTGTTAGCACTGGCATCGGCCGCCATTCTTGTCCTGGCGTAGTCTAGTGAGTACACGAACCCCAGCGACAGTGCGCCTGCTGCACCACCGGATGCAACGTTACCTACAAACCATTTGAAGTATCCATCCGTCTCCTTCTTGTACCCGAAGAGTGCCTTGATCTTATCTTTGAAAGCAAAGTTCAAGGCTTGCGTCGGGAAGTATCTGATCACATTGGCAGTATTGCCTCGCCAGAACGACAGGACCCCTTGAGATTGGGCAGTCGTTCTGAAACAATCGAGTATTCCTGTGTAGCGGTGGCTCAGAGTGCCTTGCTTGATCATTTCATCTTGATTCTGTATCATCAACTTCACTCGTTCTATCGGAGCAGCACCAGTCTTCGCAATAGCTGCTGACACACCTCCCATGAGGAAGTCTGTCAGAAAACTTGTTTGCTTCACCGATGTTACTGTATTGTTGTTAGTGGACATGCTGTTTACTATGTGTCGTAAAATATCTGTTCAATTGACATTCGGATATTTGAAGCATTATAGTCACAACATATAGTGAAGTAAATGGGATGAtaagtttatatatgtgtagAAACACATTTCATTGAAGAGCTTGATAAACATCGTTGGTGATTTTGAGGCATCCATGCCATGTGACCGTATCCTTAATTTATAAACCGGTGAGTACCTTAGGAGAGAACCTTCTGACACAAGGATGCCCTTTCACGGTCCACAATTTAACAGTCACATGGTAACGATGCCATCCATATACACATCTTCCATCTGTACAACTGCacaaaacaatatttgGATGTGACAGTGACACCACCGTCAATTCCTAAGCGTTGCATCGCATTATTTCAGCAGGAAACATCACAAACAAACCTACCAAATGACCAAACATGACTCACCACAGCAGCCTCTGTATCAGCACGATTGGGCTATCTGAAGTTATAACTGATTGCATCCCAGGACACCAACCATTTCAAACGAAGTTACCGGTATAAAGGGCATCGACCTCATCTCTTATAAGCTCTTGCAAGCTCAGTTGTAAGGTCGTTCCGAACGACCCCACCGCTTAAAGCCTTCGCAAGTTCTggatattgaaaagttcGAACTACCAGGTTCGATGAAGTGCTATAAAGTGATAATTAGTAATTAACAATCAATGCTAGAGATCGACGTGTGTTGTATTTGGTAGCTTGGATTGTTGACAAGTTGTATTGCATTTGTGTCTGATAGAGGGTCTCTGAATTTGTTGATCTATATTGAATTCAGTGGTGAAGAGAACAGAAATACACTGTGAAGCCAAGAGAGAAAAAAGACACCATCGGTTGGGTTGTGAGTTAGGATGTCGGTTGAAGGTCCAGCGGCTCCAGATAGAGCAACTTGCAAATGTAAATGTTGCGTGAATAATTTGAGGAAACATAGGAGAGAACAAGCTCAATCGCGCTTGAAGCATGTTAGGGGTCGGTTTTTGAAGAGACTGGATACGAAGGACACCAGTTACAAGATGATAACATccattgaatatttgaataataagTATGGGTTGAAAAAGACTTATTATATAgaaaaattcatcaaatgCATTCATAAGAAAATTGATACTGATGTCAATAAGATCAGCGACAATTATGTTGATTCATTGACTCCGTGGGTAAAAGTtaaattgtttttcttGTTGATTGCTTTATCGCAAAGAGGGGGACCTGAGTACTGGTTAGAGAAGTCAGATGGCCATGCTTATGAGCCTGAATCAGATATGGTTGAAGTTAATGATGCTGATGGCAAGGAGAGTAGCGATGAACCAGTCGAGCAGAGTTTACGTCAAGATAATGAAGAGTCAGGGAAATCAGTAGAAAGTAATGCCACCGAGACTAAACAAACAAAGAATAACAAGGATGAAAATGCCAGTAGTAAAAAGGATAGCAAGATTTGCTACACCTTGGCTGAACAGGTCATGAgacaaaatataaaacaagATTTCACTGAAGAAGCGTATACTGAAAATTATGTGTTCTCATCGATTTGGGCAAACTTCATGGAAGGTTTAATAAACCATTACTTGGAAAAAGTTATCATACCACACTCAGAAATGAAGGTTTGTCAACAACTCTATAAGCCAATGatgaaaattatttcacTATATAATGAATACAATGAGCTTATTGAAAAGAGTGAGCGGAACGGCTTTTTACCTTTGGCTTTAAACGCAAATAACACAGGCGACAATGAAGAAGCTGAAACGAATGTAACACTAGAGGAAGATCTAGATAGAAGTCTTGCAAAAGATGGTGTATTGTCGGAATCTCAATGTGGAGGACAGCTATTGAATGTGGAAAATGAGGATATGGTAACAAAGGAAAGGCTACACAAAGCACAGAAACTTTTATGGCAGGCTCGACAGGATATTCCAAAGACTATAAGCAAAGAATTGACTTTGTTATCTGAAATGTATTCGACATTGTCTGCAGATGAACAGGATTACAAATTAGACGAGTTTGTAGGCTGTGCagaagaatatattgaacTTGAATATTTACCAAGTCTTATTGACctattattcaaaaactCCGGCACACATCAATTCTGGAAAATAATGATCGTCTTAGAACCCtacttttattatattgaagATATCAACGATGAGGAAGAAGGTAGCGACATGTATTACGATAACGACAAGTTAAGTGACGATGTCATatatgatgatgatgatcCTTCTAGGACATTTAAGCCTGACCCAAGAGTAATCAcattagaaaaaatatgCGAAGTTGCTGCTAAACAAAAGTGGATATGATATATTCTTCTATCCAGTTACATTGTCCTAACATTTTAGATATTGTATCttcataattatataaatttatattaattgttaaaacattattttattaagattgttaatgatattatGTTTTAAATTGTAGTAATAAACTGCCTAACGGTATACATATAGAAAATTTCgcataaatataattcagATGTTACTGTTTAATCTGATTTTCTAGTACTGTAAGTTGGTAGCTCGCTATATTTACGGTTCTTTAAGTTTTTGTATTTACTCATTTCAGAAATGTTACCAATGACACGATGCTTCTTTTTTAAAGCCTTAGCAGTGACGTTAGAGAAATCTCTGTAACCTTTATTGATTCTGATGAAGAGGTACATACAGAAAACAGAAACAAGAACGGCAGATGGAATGGAGATGGCAATGTAATACCATTTCTTACCGTGTAAACCAGCTTGTTCCAACTCTCTTTGTTCCTTTGATTGCTTGAAAACACGAGAACCTTGAATAATGTAAACAAACAAACCATTTTCGAATAAAGAAAAGTCAGCATCAGTGATGTAGTTAGGTTGAATGGAGATCATGATCTTTCTCTCAAATGTACCGGCTAACCAGTCAACTTGAGGAACCAATGGGAAAACACCGTCGACATTATCTAGCCATTCACTTGAAAAGAATGTCGTGCCGTCCTCGGTAGACTCATCGGTTCTCTTCTTGTTATGGTAACCCTTTTCATAAGGATCTTCAGCGACATAAGTTAAATGAATTTTGACCTTGTCAGCGTACTTGTTTGTGTTTGGATCCAAGAAGAAGCGCGTGTACCATGTGAGGAAATAAGTGTTATCAACTTTCAATTCGTTGTTTTCATGAGGAGTGCAGAATGGTGCACTTTTGTCGTTCTTAGCTTTACCCTTTTCAAAGTAACGATCTGGAACACATCTGATAATTGGGTTCAAGTTCACATAGGTACCGTCTTCCGGAATAAAAATTTCCTCCTCGTGTACTTCATCTTCCTTCATATTGTGTGCCTTCAAGTCTTCATAACTGTACGTCTTTGTTGTGACATCCATGAAGTAAGTAGAATAATCTGGTCTAGCCTTTTTCGTGATACCATTCTTCAATTCCGGCTTGATTGTCACGGCTTTACCGTTATTCTTCAAAGAAACCCAAGGTTTCAATGGGTTCTCTGGAGTTTCAGGCTTCGCACTGAAAGTAACACCATCGATGATAGTTGGAGTCACAATCTCCACCTGAGACTCATAAATAGTTCGAATCCATGGCTTGGGCTGCTCGGTGGTCGTAAGCTTCTCCTTAGGTTCAATAACTGGCTTATAAGCAACGGCAAACTCGCACGCAAGTAACCCTAACAGAATTCCATTGGATCCAGTAAATTTCATGGCGACGATATTCACGTATTCGTGTAGTTACAGCTCTCTTCTTGTTCTTGCTCTGACACAACAGTATTCACAGATAAAAATCGGTGCTTGCTCGACTCCCAATCCCTGACCTAACCCCTCCAATGGACCAACGACACCCAAAGCATTGTCTTTATATATGCACTTGTCTTCTGATTACTGCAATTTGACCTGTCATTGTTTCCAAAATCGCGTactcaaaatatttcacGCAGGCGAGGAAGGGTAAACACAGCAGCATCGCAAGGTCATCGAGTTGGGTGAAGTTGATGAGATGAGAAGAGGCTTCCAGTTATAAATAAGTGGGTTGTCGTGTCCCTGGGTCTCGATGGGGGGGCATGGGGAGGTGAGCGTAGATCAGCATTAGAGGTAGCTTTGGTGCTAGATTGTTCAGCAGAGTGTCTCCGTTTGCAGGTCCAAGAAATATTGATTCCGCAGTGTTGGGTATGTATGGTGATGAAACTGTTCAATTGGTGAGGAATAACTTGGTTCATAACTTGTCGTGGAGCGATGTTGAAGTGTTGGAGAAGTCGACGTTTGATGATGGGTTGGCCCTTCAAGTTATTCGTGCACAGCCTTCCAATGAAGTGTCCCAGGACGATGCGCAGGATAGAAATGCAGATGGGTTCGAATACATTGTGCCTATTGAAATGTCCCAACATTTAGCCAGTTGGCTGACTGTTAAGATGATGGAGGATATCTTTGTCAAGATGTTGCCTTTGGGGACGAAAAGGTTCATTATGGCTGTGGTCAGTGACGACGGGACGGTGATGTTCTATTACGTTTACGAAGGTGTGCACAAACctagaagaaattgatatGGTGTGTGCATGgatctttcttttcacGCTATTTAGTCACTTGTGTTGCCAAGTGGGTTCATATGTAGCTTGCTATATAATTGTATAAAGtcataataatattgcATTGTTCTTTAAAGTATGGTTTTCTTATAGTGATACCGGATTTGGTTCCTGAGTTCAATGATTCTATTTTGTCAAATAATTTCTCATACTCGTTCTTGTCTACGTCGACGTCTTTTAAAAGATGTGTTTTGATCTCTTTATAGTTGGGAAGTTGGGACCAGATGAACACATTTGCCAAAAACAGTAGTTTTACCACGGAGGTATGCATGCTGTCACTGTTTTTCAGTTGCGAACTGATTTCTGTGTATTTCTTGTAGACAGCATTAACTCTGTAGAGGAACGTTGCATTGTGTTTGATGTTTTGTAACTCTTCTCTCTGTTTTCTGGCAGCCGCATTCTTAATGGCAAACGTCTTGGACTGAGCCATGTTCTCCACCGCCTCGCTCTGTTTTGCATCCACCTCTTCAATTGTGACATCCTCGTAAGTCGATATCTCCCCGTTTCCATCAGGCACATCACCGATCCAGTTCTCGATTCTTAACATAACTTCATTACGTTTCTGAGAGGGTACAATGTTCCACAATGGCCAGTACAATAACTGTGAATACAGGTTTCTCGTCAGTTCTTCAAAGTTGCGTTTGTTCACATACAATTGGTACTCTGTCAACTTATTGACATCAGAAATAACGTACTGGAGCAAAGCTTCTTGCAGCAACGTCTGTTTTTCGTTTCCACCCCTCAACGATACCAACCGTTTCGATATATCTCTATAGGAGGCAGTCTTTTGGCCACTAGACAGATCTACCATCAATGGCAACTCCCTAGTGGGCGAATTATCCGCATTATTGGAATACACAATGGTAAATTCAATGTCTGTATCATTCAGATAGTGACATAACAGCCATTGTAAAGCAATGCTCTCAGCAGATAAAACCGAGGCACGATTCCCAGAACCCCATAAATGAAACTCGTACATCTCAATATAACACAGGTTTAGATACCACAACGTAACTCAATATTATAACCTAGTTACTCCTTTGCAACTGGTCTGAAACAAATGTGAAATAGTGAAACCGTTGAATCCAAATTCACCAAACTGAATCGCTCCACTGTCCTAATCGATTCTAATCGCGATACTACACCGTCACACTGAACTTCGATGAACAGATTGCATTGCTAGTAGCATATCCAGTGGCCTCTTTTATAGAAGTATAGGTCAGTTCCAGCATTAACCTGCTCTTCGATCTTCGAACAGTTGCCCGGCTGTGGTGTTTTCGCatcaaatttcaattttaactAAAAGGTTTAAACACTTCAGAACcattttgatatataagttgaattattcattttaaataaagtgTTTGAATGGTTTTGGACTGTCTCAAAACAATTAGATTCAACATCCCCACGGTTTAAAATAGGTgcatattattattattgctTTGTTTCCTCTTTCTTGCTTGGTTTTGATTGAGTTTAATTGAATTCGCATTTCAAGTTTTTGGATTTCagaaattatataaacataatatttgttattatttagttCAAGATGAGTAATGATCAAGGAAATGAGATTAAAACCTCAGAGGACGTTACTCTATTGAAACAGAGGATTGAGGCATATCCGGAGGATATTCTGTCGTATTTGAACTTGGTCAAGTTCTACGAGAAGAATGAGATGTATACTGATGCTAGAGAAGTTTATGATACAGTGAATGGATTGTTTCCTTTGTATTCCCCGCTATGGACTATGCAGTTGAATGATGAGTTGATAAGagatgaatttgaaattgtgGAGAAGAAACTGGCTAAGTGTTTATCGGGAGATTTTGAGAATAATGATTTGGCGCTATGGTCGACATATTTAGACTATGTTCGTaggaaaaataatatcatcacAGGTGGTCAAGAAGCAAGATCGGTCGTCATAAAGGCGTTTGATTTGGTCCTTGAGAAATGTGCTAGGTTTGAACCAAACTCATCTTCTTTCTGGGATGATTACTTGTTGTTTCTAGAGCAATGGAAACCTGTGAATAAATGGGAAGAACAGCAAAAAGTCGATATGATTAGAATTCTTTATAAAAAGATGCTATGTGTTCCATTCgataatttagaaaagaTGTGGAGTAAATATACTCAATGGGAACAAGACGTAAATAATTTGACTGCTAGAAAATTCATTGGTGAAATTTCATCAGACTATATGAAGGCCCGTTCTCTTTATCAGGAGTGGTTGAATTTAACTAGAGGTCTTAAAAGATCTTCTGCATCCTATTTGAAACATGCAAACAACAAAACCGTACCAACAGCACTATCACAATACGAGATCGATACTATTGATGGTGATGCGACGtattataattcaattaagCAACTACAGATTTGGCTAGGATGGATAGACTGGGAAAAGGAAAATAAACTAGAGTTACCAACTGAGGAGCTGCAAAATAGATTAATTTACGTATATAAACAAGGTATCCAATATATGATATACATGCCAGAAATATGGTATGACTATGCTATGTTCACTACAGATATGACTAAACGTGAAACCATTTTAACTGTGGCCACTAATGCCAATACCTGTTCGCCATCTTTAGTATTCAAGTTGATTGAGTGCCATGAAACAAAGAATAATACAGAAGCGGTTCaaaattgttttgaaaCTTGTACTGCATCGATAATGaaacaatatcaaaacTCGCTTCTGTTAGCAAATGGTGACGAGAATGATCCCACAGTATACAGAATTAGACACAAGTTGACTTATGTGTATTGCATATATATGAACACAATGAAGAAACTATCTGGATTATCTACTGCAAGATCAGTTTTTGGTAAATGTCGTaaattgaaacaaataatgACACATGATATATACATTGAAAATGCATTGCTggaatttcaaaatcaaagtGATTATAAGACTGCATTTAGAGTTCTAGAGTTGGGtttgaaatatttccaAATAGATGGGGTTTATATTAACAAATACTTGGattttcttattttattgaataaagatGCACAAattaaaactttatttGAATCTTCTGTAACTAAAGAGATAAATCAAGTACACTTGAAGTCAATctataaaaaaatgattgCATATGAGTCGAAATATGGTAATGTTGATAATGTGTATGCGTTGGAGAAAAGATATTTCGAAACATTTCCAAACGAGAaaagaattgaattatttactaACAGgtatcaaattcaaaacGAAAATCTATTAAAGAAACTAGAGTTGAGATACTTATATAGAGATGAGCCCAATGAAAGTGATCCCTTCGAATTAGATAACAATTCAAATCCTTTGAAGAGATCATTGGCACAAGATAAACAGGatgaaatgaataaaaGACAAAAAAATGGACTTCATGTGCCAAAAGATATAATTCAACTTCTATCACTTTTACCAAAACGTCAATACTTTAAGACTGCATTTTTAGACCCAAAAAAACTGGTTAAGTATATTAATGAACAAGTTGAATTACCAAAGCCAAATTAATAGTTTGTCTGTCAGAAATCATAAAATCAACAAGCATTGAAAATTATGTgcatataatatatttactttaataaaataccaTGTATAATGAATCTTTATTCAGATAGAATGATGTAACTGTTATGTTCATAAACAGATGTAATCGGTGTTAATTTcagttattaaatttgaaacaaaaCTGAAacattaattatttttagaatATCTGGCAAAACAATCATTATcaacttcaaataatatatatatatatatgcatatgTATGTTTGTATGTGTATATCGTCGCCAATATATATGCTCACTATTATCTGTTGAAATATCTTACTGCAAGACTTTGGTCAACACCTCATCGTGCTGGTCATAATCATGaaatgaaaacaataaaattgtattttaatttgattctcagtatatattttttgacaTGCAATGCACAGGGAACTGGTACAATATTAAACCGAATTTCACAACAACAGAACCCAGCTAATCTTGATGATATCAATAACAGATTCCCATTTCTTCAATCCAATTGTGTCAAAGAAGcattaaaagaattgatGCCAGTATGCCTAAAACATGGTTTTGAATATGTGTCATCAGACTTGAAAGTAAGAACCGCTGTTCAAATGTCATTATGTGAGTTTAGAGAATCAGGAATTGAGAATATCCCGAGAGAATGTGAATTATCTGAAGGTACAGAAACATTGAACTGCTTAATAGAGTTGGAATCATATCCTCAATGGTGGACTACATATAGCGGAAATTTTCAGAAACTTTCATCCATATGTTTTGAATATTCTTTACCATACGAAAAAGATCAAATCCTTCAAGTTTTCATGAATGTAACAGATCTCTTTGGTAACATTAATGCAGATCTAGCTTCAGATATGGAGCATTTGAGAAAAGAATCAAAAGCCAATTCTGACATAgtcaaagaaaattttaatgactTATTCGAAGACTTAGAAGATACATTAGATGTAATTATTACCGAACTTAGGAATCAAAATGTAGCTGATGAAATTATGAATATTAGAGAAGAAAATCTAATAATCTGGGATAAACTAAGAAACGATACTAAAAGCTCTTTGGataatcaaaaattctATCACGAGTACATGCTTCAGGAAATGGAAGATTactttaatgaaataaagCAAAAAGTTTCCTTTCAATCTGAACTCATAGCATCTGAGGCAATCTCTTCAACTTTGAATATCTGGAAAGCagaaattgataaagaGTTCGCaaatattactattacCTTAAACTCCACGATGCATCTTCTCGATGATATAGGTTCTAAAATTGGGGATTTCGACAAGCAAGTTGATAGCATATCAAATGTTTTCAAAACATTCAACAAGTTAATCTTCTTTGTTCCgcaatatatttcaaaactgaatataaatattatttggaCTTCTATGTTATTTTCTGGATATGCAGTTTCAAAGGTTAACATCTTAAAGCAAATATTGTTACTACCTTTTAAACTACCCATTAACTCGTGTATACTAAAGTTATCTATTGCTTTGGTAAGTACAAGCATATTAGGAACAAAATTAGGAAGTAGGATTATTGAATAGttaataactttattttccaaaattttaataattatattatgaATACAGCATTAAGCATTATTTCGAtgtatatttcattatatgTAAGTCTAACCCCTTCATCGACACAGCACGTTTGTGGACATCTGATATTGCTGGTACAACAGTGCTGCTTGATGAAACAGATCTGCTAGTCTTATTGGAAGTTTTTCTTACACCAAAAAACCAGGAGGAATTTCCTTTGTTTACCTCTTTGTTCTCTTCTTCAGACTGTTCCTCTTCTATTTGTTCCATTGTGCTATCCATAGATGAAGAAACTGAAGGTCTTCTAAAACtatatttctttgaattcaaCTCTGTGCGTGACCTGTCGGTACCGGCCTTGAATGGCTGAGAATCGCTTAAGTTTGAGAAGTGATCAAGTTCTTTCTCCATTATAGTGTTAGAGGTCgataattgttttaattgtaattcGAGATTAGTTATTCTATCTAATAAATGTGAATTTAATGTTTCTATACTAGCGatattagattttatttgatCATTTTCTCTCTTTAATACcaatatatcttttaatttgtCATCTAAAGACAATTCTGTATCAGCTAATTTCTCACATTTTTCCATCAAGGTTTGAACAACATTTTCATATGATGTTTCATTCCTTTCAGCACTATTATTTCTGactgttttattattctctAACATTGGGGAGGGGCTGGCAAGTTTTGGGGACACCATTAATTGAGTTAATGTATTAACTTGAGCTTTTAATTTTGCGTTTTCAGAtcttaatttatttaactCCTCCAAAACAATtgattcttctttattagttattatagattttaattcttcaatttgttTAACGGACTCTGCCTGTtggattttgaaattattctctttcaatttaaaattttctaatgcaattgataaagttttgttttcatttaaCCCAAATTTGTTTATCTGTGGCACTGTTTTAGAATCCTGTAAAATGGTTCCTAATTGTAAAGCTTCGATTATGTCGTCATATTGCTCTGGGTTCATGCTGATTGTAAATAGAAAGTTAGTCTTACAATTTCCACCAAGTGGTtcctttaataattttccTAATTTGCTTGAATCATACGGCACTGAATTTTCCAGGCTAAATTCGTAATTCTTATAGTCACTAtatgataattttgataatgatgTTATAATGTTCTGGACTGATTTAATAGATGAGTTTATCCTTTTTACATCTTCCGAATTAACACCACTTGAGTTTTTTCTATCAATAAGATCTGAACCAGCCAAATCTACTAAGTATATGGAACTAGATGTTGTTGACTCATCGAGTTTATCGAGCTTTTCAatgttaatattgaatattgtaTTTGTTCTTGGAAATGAATTGTCATGTTTAGAATTCAAGACACTCATTGCTTGgttaaaataatacaaggtttctttaaatgaagCAACATGAACTTGTCGAAGGTTATCAACAGGTAAACCTTTATGTTCAGATACATGACGTATTTTCAAATGTGGTAGTTTTGTCAGGTTTTGTGGGGCTAAAAGATCGACGACTTTATCCAGCCACACTTCCagaaatgatattttaacgATGAAAGTATATTTTGCATTTGAGTCTGTGACACTCTTATTTATTCTTGAGAATAGATCCTTAAAGATTATTTGGCCCAACCCAAAACTATCGTCAACATCATTCCCATAAAGAGAATATGTTTTACCTGAATATTTGGGGCCATATGTTACTAAGGCGGTATTATAACCTTCCATAGCCTCATCTATCATCCCAGTGACTATTGTGTTCCCGATTAAGTCTATATTGCTATCTCTATCAAATATATGagtaaattcaaaagaattattactATTCGGTAGGCTGTCGCCATTCATCTTGTGATTATTGTTTACTGGAATTGTATTAACTGTGCTTCGTACCTCTATAGAGTTACAATCTTTATTGGTCTTATACGTAATTGTCCCATTATCTGTGTCATTATTATGAATACGTAAATAAGCACGAACAGGTTGTGGCTCTTCAAGTCCAGTAAAAGCCATCAGCGAATCTGGGCTGACCTTACTCTTCGAATTGGTATACCAATACATGTTGGTGTTATTATTCTGTAACCTCCACAAACTCACACTCAAACACACTCTGTATTGATGAAAGCTCAACGATAGTGTCTCAACTGTTTAACAATGCTCGTCCTTTAATCGATTAAcgttttatattttgcGTGTTTCAGAATTAAGGAAGTggaaattataataaattgaacAGTAATAAGTATCTGATTATAAAAACAGACAAATATGAAATCACTATATAGTTAACAATTGGTTAACCTAATTCAGGTTATCACTATAGCTCTCAAATATTAACACAATTATTACTTATAGGCATTTGCCAAAGGTTTTAAATaacttcttcaaatttgtGTTGTGTAcacaatttttatatagtGAGTCGTGTTACGATGCTTGTTTCTAAGCtttaatttaacaaatttagatatgttattaaagaaacttgtcaaaaatgaaacaacTTATACAaacatatatgtatgtgcgtgtgttttcttcatctgTATTCTATTGGTTTTATAATTCTATATAATTACTTATTTATTGCTTGAGATGAAAAATCGATAAGTAGTTCATGTATCGATTAAGTGATTTGTGGATCGTGtctaaaattataatagaGTCACTTCATAAAGCACAAATGGTTCATACTCTGTATCAACTATAGTGGCGTACTGGTTCAAAGAGGTATCTTGATGGTTGATGTTTCCCTTTTTATCTTTTGCAAACGCATTACCACTCAAATAACCGAAACTTGAAATTAATTCATTCTTACATTTCGTTAGTTGTTTTGGCGGAAC is from Tetrapisispora phaffii CBS 4417 chromosome 14, complete genome and encodes:
- the RNA14 gene encoding cleavage polyadenylation factor subunit RNA14 (similar to Saccharomyces cerevisiae RNA14 (YMR061W); ancestral locus Anc_2.627), with protein sequence MSNDQGNEIKTSEDVTLLKQRIEAYPEDILSYLNLVKFYEKNEMYTDAREVYDTVNGLFPLYSPLWTMQLNDELIRDEFEIVEKKLAKCLSGDFENNDLALWSTYLDYVRRKNNIITGGQEARSVVIKAFDLVLEKCARFEPNSSSFWDDYLLFLEQWKPVNKWEEQQKVDMIRILYKKMLCVPFDNLEKMWSKYTQWEQDVNNLTARKFIGEISSDYMKARSLYQEWLNLTRGLKRSSASYLKHANNKTVPTALSQYEIDTIDGDATYYNSIKQLQIWLGWIDWEKENKLELPTEELQNRLIYVYKQGIQYMIYMPEIWYDYAMFTTDMTKRETILTVATNANTCSPSLVFKLIECHETKNNTEAVQNCFETCTASIMKQYQNSLLLANGDENDPTVYRIRHKLTYVYCIYMNTMKKLSGLSTARSVFGKCRKLKQIMTHDIYIENALLEFQNQSDYKTAFRVLELGLKYFQIDGVYINKYLDFLILLNKDAQIKTLFESSVTKEINQVHLKSIYKKMIAYESKYGNVDNVYALEKRYFETFPNEKRIELFTNRYQIQNENLLKKLELRYLYRDEPNESDPFELDNNSNPLKRSLAQDKQDEMNKRQKNGLHVPKDIIQLLSLLPKRQYFKTAFLDPKKLVKYINEQVELPKPN
- the KAR5 gene encoding Kar5p (similar to Saccharomyces cerevisiae KAR5 (YMR065W); ancestral locus Anc_2.632); its protein translation is MKTIKLYFNLILSIYFLTCNAQGTGTILNRISQQQNPANLDDINNRFPFLQSNCVKEALKELMPVCLKHGFEYVSSDLKVRTAVQMSLCEFRESGIENIPRECELSEGTETLNCLIELESYPQWWTTYSGNFQKLSSICFEYSLPYEKDQILQVFMNVTDLFGNINADLASDMEHLRKESKANSDIVKENFNDLFEDLEDTLDVIITELRNQNVADEIMNIREENLIIWDKLRNDTKSSLDNQKFYHEYMLQEMEDYFNEIKQKVSFQSELIASEAISSTLNIWKAEIDKEFANITITLNSTMHLLDDIGSKIGDFDKQVDSISNVFKTFNKLIFFVPQYISKLNINIIWTSMLFSGYAVSKVNILKQILLLPFKLPINSCILKLSIALVSTSILGTKLGSRIIE
- the SMY1 gene encoding Smy1p (similar to Saccharomyces cerevisiae SMY1 (YKL079W); ancestral locus Anc_2.633); this translates as MYWYTNSKSKVSPDSLMAFTGLEEPQPVRAYLRIHNNDTDNGTITYKTNKDCNSIEVRSTVNTIPVNNNHKMNGDSLPNSNNSFEFTHIFDRDSNIDLIGNTIVTGMIDEAMEGYNTALVTYGPKYSGKTYSLYGNDVDDSFGLGQIIFKDLFSRINKSVTDSNAKYTFIVKISFLEVWLDKVVDLLAPQNLTKLPHLKIRHVSEHKGLPVDNLRQVHVASFKETLYYFNQAMSVLNSKHDNSFPRTNTIFNINIEKLDKLDESTTSSSIYLVDLAGSDLIDRKNSSGVNSEDVKRINSSIKSVQNIITSLSKLSYSDYKNYEFSLENSVPYDSSKLGKLLKEPLGGNCKTNFLFTISMNPEQYDDIIEALQLGTILQDSKTVPQINKFGLNENKTLSIALENFKLKENNFKIQQAESVKQIEELKSIITNKEESIVLEELNKLRSENAKLKAQVNTLTQLMVSPKLASPSPMLENNKTVRNNSAERNETSYENVVQTLMEKCEKLADTELSLDDKLKDILVLKRENDQIKSNIASIETLNSHLLDRITNLELQLKQLSTSNTIMEKELDHFSNLSDSQPFKAGTDRSRTELNSKKYSFRRPSVSSSMDSTMEQIEEEQSEEENKEVNKGNSSWFFGVRKTSNKTSRSVSSSSTVVPAISDVHKRAVSMKGLDLHIMKYTSK